One part of the Bacillus sp. FJAT-45350 genome encodes these proteins:
- a CDS encoding NfeD family protein: MTQRSLKSIFFLSLIVVALILIPIQGLVQSQEDESRPVVFYIPVEQAVERGLEAFIQRSITTALEEGADHIVLEVDTPGGAVDAAGNIAGILRSTRTPITAYVVNNAISAGAYISLNADQIVMAPASNMGSAAVIDSAGSAAEEKTQSYWLSEMRAAAELNERDPIYALAMADKDVDLPDYGAESGKLLTLTANQALEVGYAEAIASNRDELLQFLELENAIERDMEVSFAEQIARFVTNPIVIPILLSVGSLGLVLELYSPGFGVPGIMGLSALLLFFFGHLFAGFAGFETIILFSAGILLILIEIFVPGFGIFGVLGIGAIIGSMILASYSTVNMLVAILIAVVVTVIASIFIFKYFGNRGPMKKIVFTGATSTEEGYISNATREELLAQTGETLTPLRPSGSAVFGHERLDVVSEGGYIEQGKKIQVVYTSGSRIVVREVKDM, translated from the coding sequence GTGACACAACGGAGTTTGAAAAGTATATTTTTCTTATCTCTCATTGTCGTAGCACTTATTTTAATTCCGATTCAAGGGCTTGTACAGAGTCAAGAAGATGAGTCTCGTCCGGTTGTTTTTTATATACCGGTAGAACAAGCTGTAGAACGTGGATTAGAAGCCTTTATTCAACGGTCAATAACGACTGCTTTGGAAGAAGGCGCAGACCATATCGTACTGGAGGTAGATACACCAGGTGGTGCGGTTGATGCGGCGGGGAATATTGCGGGGATTTTACGTTCAACTAGAACACCTATCACTGCATATGTAGTAAATAATGCTATTTCAGCAGGTGCTTATATCTCATTAAATGCTGACCAAATTGTTATGGCCCCTGCATCGAATATGGGTTCTGCAGCAGTAATTGATTCTGCTGGAAGTGCAGCAGAAGAAAAGACACAATCCTATTGGTTAAGTGAAATGAGAGCAGCCGCAGAATTAAATGAACGTGACCCAATTTATGCTTTGGCTATGGCTGACAAAGATGTAGATTTGCCAGACTATGGTGCTGAATCTGGGAAATTATTAACCCTTACTGCTAATCAGGCGTTAGAGGTAGGTTATGCGGAGGCAATTGCTTCAAATCGTGATGAGCTCTTACAATTTCTAGAGCTTGAAAATGCAATTGAGCGTGATATGGAAGTGAGCTTTGCTGAACAAATTGCTCGCTTTGTTACAAATCCAATTGTTATCCCAATACTTCTATCTGTAGGAAGTTTAGGACTTGTATTAGAGCTTTATTCTCCTGGTTTTGGTGTTCCTGGGATTATGGGACTAAGTGCTTTACTATTGTTTTTCTTTGGGCATCTGTTTGCTGGTTTTGCTGGCTTTGAAACGATTATTTTATTTAGTGCTGGTATTTTATTAATCCTCATTGAAATATTCGTCCCAGGCTTTGGAATATTTGGGGTCTTAGGAATTGGAGCAATAATCGGAAGTATGATTTTAGCTTCGTATTCTACAGTGAATATGCTGGTTGCTATTCTTATTGCAGTAGTAGTTACAGTGATTGCTTCTATCTTCATTTTTAAATATTTTGGAAATAGAGGTCCAATGAAAAAAATTGTTTTCACTGGTGCTACATCAACTGAAGAAGGGTATATTTCGAATGCAACAAGAGAAGAGTTACTAGCACAGACTGGTGAAACATTAACACCACTTCGTCCTTCTGGCTCGGCAGTTTTTGGTCATGAACGCCTTGACGTAGTCTCTGAGGGAGGATATATTGAACAGGGCAAGAAAATACAGGTTGTCTATACTTCTGGCTCGCGTATTGTTGTGAGGGAAGTTAAAGATATGTAA
- a CDS encoding GatB/YqeY domain-containing protein yields MSLLDRLNQDMKEAMKNKDKQKLSVIRMVKSSLQNEQIKFGRELTEDDSLTVLNRELKQRKDSLHEFEKAGREDLAAQLQNELAILEHYMPEQLSEEEVSTIVKETIGEVGATSKADMGKVMGAIMPKVKGKADGGLVNRLVQQHLS; encoded by the coding sequence GTGAGTCTTCTTGATCGTTTAAACCAAGATATGAAGGAAGCGATGAAGAACAAAGATAAACAGAAACTCTCTGTCATCCGTATGGTGAAATCTTCTTTACAAAACGAACAAATTAAATTTGGGCGTGAGCTAACAGAAGATGACTCATTGACGGTTTTGAATCGCGAACTGAAACAACGCAAGGATTCCCTCCATGAGTTTGAAAAAGCAGGCCGTGAAGATTTGGCTGCCCAGTTGCAGAATGAGCTTGCTATTTTAGAGCACTATATGCCTGAGCAACTCTCTGAAGAAGAAGTATCTACTATCGTCAAAGAAACAATTGGTGAAGTCGGTGCAACTTCTAAAGCAGATATGGGTAAAGTGATGGGAGCCATCATGCCAAAGGTTAAAGGAAAAGCTGATGGTGGTCTTGTGAATCGTCTTGTACAACAACATTTATCATAA
- the rpsU gene encoding 30S ribosomal protein S21: protein MAETRVRKNESIDAALRRFKRSLSKEGTLAEVKKRKHYEKPSVKRKKKSEAARKRKF, encoded by the coding sequence ATGGCAGAAACTCGTGTTCGCAAAAATGAATCGATCGATGCTGCTCTTCGTCGCTTCAAGAGATCACTTTCTAAGGAAGGTACATTAGCTGAAGTGAAAAAGCGTAAGCACTATGAGAAGCCTAGTGTTAAGCGTAAGAAAAAGTCTGAGGCGGCAAGAAAGCGTAAGTTCTAA
- a CDS encoding Na/Pi symporter — protein MAQELFTLFAVFIALFLFGMTVMRTGLKNVVDNKFKQTLISLTNTPLKGLLVGTIVTALLQSSSAVMIITVGLVAAGFITFKQSIGVILGTNIGTCITLEIIAFDLSSLILPMLLLGVFMLMIPKHLTYCIGCVSFGLACIFIAMQGLEKLAYPLASLPFTHSFFQLTNESELIGVGVGTAMSAIIQSSTATTAITMGFMNQDMLALPAGIAIMLGANIGTCFSAFLASVGANHTAKLVAFAHIWLNIVGVLLFLPLIGWLESISSSLTSLPNLQLAHASTIFNIISSLIVLPFVHYFSKFILYVHGKK, from the coding sequence ATGGCACAGGAATTGTTTACTTTATTTGCAGTTTTTATTGCCCTTTTTCTTTTCGGTATGACCGTAATGAGAACTGGCTTAAAAAACGTAGTAGATAATAAATTTAAGCAAACCCTTATTTCATTAACTAATACACCGTTAAAGGGTCTTTTAGTTGGAACAATCGTCACCGCATTATTGCAAAGTAGCTCTGCTGTAATGATTATTACTGTTGGTCTTGTGGCAGCTGGATTTATTACTTTTAAACAATCCATAGGTGTTATATTAGGAACAAATATAGGTACTTGTATAACTTTAGAGATTATTGCTTTTGATCTCTCTTCCCTTATATTACCGATGCTCCTACTTGGTGTTTTCATGCTCATGATTCCCAAACATCTTACATACTGTATTGGATGTGTTTCCTTTGGATTAGCTTGTATTTTCATAGCCATGCAAGGTCTCGAGAAGTTAGCATACCCTTTAGCTTCATTACCTTTCACTCATTCCTTCTTCCAGCTTACGAATGAGAGTGAATTAATAGGAGTTGGTGTTGGTACTGCAATGTCTGCAATTATTCAGTCAAGTACAGCAACAACTGCTATAACGATGGGCTTTATGAACCAAGATATGCTAGCATTACCTGCTGGAATTGCCATTATGTTAGGAGCTAATATCGGAACTTGTTTTTCTGCCTTTTTAGCAAGTGTTGGGGCAAATCATACTGCAAAATTAGTTGCCTTTGCTCACATCTGGTTAAATATTGTAGGAGTACTTTTATTTTTACCATTAATCGGTTGGCTAGAGTCCATCTCTAGTTCATTGACTTCTTTACCAAACCTCCAGCTAGCTCATGCAAGTACAATTTTTAACATTATTTCTTCTCTTATCGTATTACCATTTGTTCATTATTTTTCAAAATTTATCCTATATGTTCATGGAAAGAAATAA
- the deoC gene encoding deoxyribose-phosphate aldolase — protein sequence MIDHTLLKPEATKEQIIQLSKEAAEFDFASVCINPTWVSVAYEELKDKPNVKVCTVIGFPLGASTPEVKAFETKNAIENGATEIDMVINIGALKDKNDSLVEQDIRAVVDAAKGSALTKVIIETSLLTDEEKLRACQLSVKAGADFVKTSTGFSIGGATLPDIKLMREAVGPTIGVKASGGVRDRQTALAMIEVGATRIGASAGIAIVKGEVSDASY from the coding sequence ATGATTGATCATACATTACTAAAGCCTGAGGCTACAAAAGAACAAATTATTCAATTATCTAAAGAAGCTGCAGAATTTGATTTTGCGTCTGTATGCATTAATCCTACATGGGTATCTGTTGCCTATGAAGAGTTAAAGGACAAGCCTAATGTTAAGGTATGTACGGTTATAGGCTTTCCTTTAGGAGCGTCTACTCCAGAAGTAAAAGCATTTGAGACAAAGAATGCGATTGAGAATGGGGCAACAGAAATAGATATGGTCATTAATATTGGGGCATTAAAGGATAAAAACGATTCTTTAGTAGAGCAAGATATTCGAGCGGTTGTAGACGCTGCAAAAGGCAGTGCATTAACGAAAGTTATTATTGAAACTTCTTTATTGACAGATGAGGAAAAGTTGAGAGCTTGTCAGCTTTCTGTAAAGGCAGGAGCAGATTTTGTTAAGACATCTACTGGATTTTCGATAGGAGGAGCTACACTTCCAGATATTAAGCTAATGAGAGAAGCGGTCGGTCCTACTATCGGTGTAAAAGCCTCTGGAGGGGTAAGAGACCGCCAAACTGCTTTAGCCATGATAGAAGTAGGAGCAACTAGAATTGGAGCAAGTGCGGGAATTGCAATCGTCAAAGGTGAAGTATCAGATGCCAGCTATTAA
- the mtaB gene encoding tRNA (N(6)-L-threonylcarbamoyladenosine(37)-C(2))-methylthiotransferase MtaB, whose protein sequence is MPTVAFHTLGCKVNHYETEAIWQLFQQEGYDKVDFDGASDVYVINTCTVTNTGDKKSRQVIRRAIRRNPDAVICVTGCYAQTSPAEVMAIPGVDVVVGTQDRKKMLEYIEQYKKEREPINGVSNIMKTRVYEELDVPSFTDRTRASLKIQEGCNNFCTFCIIPWARGLMRSRDPVDVVKQATQLVEAGYKEIVLTGIHTGGYGEDLKDYSLAQLLEDLEKVEGLKRIRISSIEASQITDEVIRVIDRSEKVVRHLHIPLQSGSDTVLKRMRRKYTMEFFGERIDRLKEVLPGLAVTSDVIVGFPGESEEEFQETYDFIAKHQFSELHVFPYSKRTGTPAARMEDQVDEDVKNERVHRLIELSNQLAKEYSSKFEGEVLEVIPEEKDKENPESGMYTGYSDNYLKVKFTADKDMIGEIVKVKVIKAGYPYNEGEFVRVVKEEVASMK, encoded by the coding sequence ATGCCAACAGTTGCATTTCATACATTAGGCTGTAAGGTCAATCATTACGAGACAGAAGCAATTTGGCAACTGTTTCAGCAAGAGGGTTATGATAAAGTAGATTTTGATGGGGCTTCTGATGTATATGTAATTAATACATGTACAGTGACGAATACTGGTGATAAAAAGAGTCGACAAGTTATTCGTCGAGCAATTCGAAGAAATCCTGATGCTGTTATTTGTGTAACAGGTTGTTATGCTCAAACATCTCCTGCTGAAGTAATGGCAATCCCTGGTGTAGACGTTGTTGTTGGTACTCAAGATCGTAAGAAGATGCTTGAGTATATTGAACAATACAAAAAAGAACGTGAACCAATAAATGGTGTATCAAACATTATGAAGACGAGAGTATACGAAGAACTTGATGTTCCTTCATTTACTGACCGTACGAGAGCTTCTCTTAAGATTCAAGAGGGCTGTAATAACTTCTGTACATTCTGTATTATTCCATGGGCTCGTGGGTTAATGCGTTCAAGAGACCCTGTCGATGTAGTGAAACAAGCGACACAATTAGTAGAAGCTGGTTATAAAGAAATTGTTCTAACAGGAATCCATACAGGTGGATACGGTGAAGACTTGAAGGATTATAGTCTTGCACAGCTTTTAGAAGATTTAGAGAAGGTAGAAGGGTTAAAGAGAATTCGAATTTCTTCAATAGAAGCTAGTCAAATTACCGATGAAGTAATTCGTGTAATTGACCGTTCTGAGAAGGTAGTTCGCCATTTACACATTCCTCTACAATCTGGTTCAGATACAGTTCTAAAACGTATGCGACGTAAATATACGATGGAATTCTTTGGTGAGCGAATTGATCGTTTGAAAGAAGTATTACCTGGTTTAGCGGTAACTTCTGATGTAATTGTTGGTTTCCCTGGTGAGTCGGAAGAAGAATTCCAAGAAACGTATGATTTTATTGCGAAACATCAATTTTCTGAGCTTCACGTATTCCCATATTCAAAGAGAACTGGTACGCCAGCTGCAAGAATGGAAGACCAAGTAGATGAAGACGTGAAAAATGAACGTGTTCATCGTTTAATTGAGCTTTCAAACCAGCTTGCAAAAGAGTACTCATCAAAGTTTGAAGGAGAAGTTCTAGAGGTTATTCCTGAAGAAAAGGATAAAGAAAATCCAGAATCAGGGATGTATACTGGCTACTCTGATAACTACTTGAAGGTAAAATTTACTGCTGATAAAGACATGATTGGTGAAATTGTAAAAGTAAAAGTTATAAAAGCTGGTTACCCATACAATGAAGGTGAATTTGTACGAGTTGTAAAAGAAGAGGTCGCTAGTATGAAATAA
- a CDS encoding 16S rRNA (uracil(1498)-N(3))-methyltransferase, which translates to MQRYFINKEQMVDEQVVINGDDVKHISRVMRMGIGDKIICSDGESRVVNCEIASISEEEIVATILSDITNNSELSVHITIAQGLPKGDKLEYVVQKGTELGASSFIPVSLSRSIVKWDKKKEGKKIERLSKIAKEAAEQSHRSYLPTVEQTMSLAELLSVNQQYDVKIVAYEESAKEGEHLGLGRALNSLKPGDKALVLVGPEGGLSEEEVNKLDEAGFIRASFGPRILRTETAPLYFLSAVSYHFEILR; encoded by the coding sequence GTGCAACGCTATTTTATTAATAAAGAACAAATGGTAGATGAACAAGTAGTTATAAATGGTGATGATGTAAAACATATTAGCCGAGTCATGCGAATGGGTATTGGTGACAAAATTATTTGTAGTGATGGTGAGTCTCGTGTTGTTAATTGTGAGATTGCCTCAATTTCTGAAGAAGAGATTGTTGCAACGATACTCTCTGACATTACTAACAATAGTGAATTATCAGTGCATATAACGATTGCTCAAGGCCTCCCAAAGGGTGATAAATTAGAGTATGTTGTACAAAAAGGTACAGAGCTTGGTGCTTCCTCTTTTATTCCTGTTTCTCTTTCTCGTTCAATAGTGAAATGGGACAAGAAGAAAGAAGGAAAGAAGATAGAGCGTTTATCTAAAATTGCAAAAGAGGCAGCAGAACAGTCACACCGTAGCTATCTACCAACAGTTGAACAAACGATGTCGTTAGCTGAATTACTTTCTGTTAATCAGCAATACGATGTAAAAATAGTAGCCTATGAAGAGAGTGCTAAAGAAGGAGAACATCTGGGCTTAGGGAGAGCATTAAACTCATTGAAGCCAGGAGACAAGGCGCTTGTATTAGTTGGTCCTGAAGGTGGACTCTCTGAAGAAGAAGTTAATAAATTAGATGAAGCTGGTTTTATACGTGCTAGCTTCGGACCTAGAATTTTGCGTACGGAAACAGCACCGTTGTATTTTTTATCTGCTGTTTCGTATCATTTTGAAATATTGAGGTGA
- the prmA gene encoding 50S ribosomal protein L11 methyltransferase: MKWSEFSIHTTEEAVEPVCNILHEAGASGVVIEDPQDLTKDWGGHLGEMYQLSPDDYPEEGVIIKAYFPVTSSLAETVEEIKLEIDGLSAHNIDLGFNKVTLAEVHEEDWETAWKKYYKPVKISNSITITPSWEEYEPVEGEKIIELDPGMAFGTGTHPTTVLCIQALEKMLGKEERVIDVGTGSGVLSIAAAKLGAKEVLALDLDDVAVESATMNVELNHVSEQVTVKKNNLIQGIDGPYDTIVANILAEIIVQFVQDAARVLKPNGTFITSGIISRKKEEVKDALLSHGFVIEETLQLEDWVAIIAKKA, from the coding sequence ATGAAGTGGTCGGAGTTTAGCATTCATACAACAGAGGAAGCTGTAGAGCCGGTCTGTAATATTTTACATGAGGCAGGTGCGAGTGGAGTTGTGATTGAAGATCCTCAGGACTTAACAAAGGATTGGGGCGGCCACTTAGGCGAAATGTACCAACTCTCTCCTGATGATTATCCAGAAGAAGGAGTTATTATTAAGGCATATTTCCCTGTAACTAGCTCATTAGCTGAAACAGTTGAAGAAATTAAGTTAGAAATTGACGGGTTATCGGCTCATAACATTGACTTGGGCTTTAATAAGGTGACATTGGCTGAAGTACATGAAGAAGATTGGGAAACGGCTTGGAAGAAATATTATAAGCCAGTAAAAATCTCTAACTCAATTACTATTACTCCATCGTGGGAGGAGTATGAGCCTGTTGAAGGAGAAAAGATTATTGAGCTTGATCCAGGTATGGCATTTGGAACAGGGACTCATCCAACAACAGTATTATGTATTCAAGCCTTAGAAAAAATGCTTGGTAAAGAAGAACGAGTTATTGATGTTGGAACTGGTTCTGGTGTATTAAGTATCGCTGCCGCAAAACTAGGAGCAAAGGAAGTATTAGCTCTAGATCTTGATGATGTTGCTGTAGAAAGTGCAACGATGAATGTTGAGTTGAATCATGTTTCTGAACAAGTAACTGTTAAGAAGAACAACTTAATTCAAGGGATAGATGGGCCGTATGATACAATTGTAGCTAATATTTTAGCTGAAATTATTGTTCAATTTGTTCAAGATGCGGCAAGGGTACTTAAACCAAATGGTACCTTTATTACATCAGGAATAATTTCGAGAAAGAAGGAAGAAGTAAAAGATGCCCTTCTTTCCCATGGTTTTGTAATCGAGGAAACATTGCAACTAGAAGATTGGGTAGCCATAATTGCAAAAAAGGCGTAA
- the dnaJ gene encoding molecular chaperone DnaJ: MSKRDLYEVLGVEKGTSEDEIKKAYRKLARKYHPDVNKAPDASDKFKEVKDAYDTLSNPQKKANYDQFGHADPNQGFGGGAGDFGGGFGDIFDMFFGGGSGRRNPNAPRQGADLQYTMTLEFKEAVFGKETEIEIPKEEECSTCDGSGAKPGTSPETCSHCNGAGQLNIEQNTPFGRIVNRRVCNHCEGTGKMIKDKCTTCGGKGKVRKRKKIKVKVPAGVDNGQQIRISGQGEDGVNGGPPGDLYVVFSVKDHELFERDGDDVFLEMPLTITQVALGDEIEVPTLHGKVKIKIPAGTQTGKVFRLRGKGIPNVHGRGHGDQHVIVKVNTPTNLTEKQKDLLREFAQITGSQPADEQTENFFTKVKRAFKGE; the protein is encoded by the coding sequence ATGAGTAAACGAGACTTATATGAAGTACTTGGGGTAGAAAAAGGTACTTCAGAAGATGAAATTAAAAAAGCCTACAGAAAACTCGCTCGAAAATACCATCCAGACGTAAATAAAGCACCAGATGCCTCAGATAAATTTAAAGAAGTGAAAGATGCCTATGATACGTTAAGTAATCCGCAGAAAAAAGCGAATTACGACCAGTTTGGTCATGCTGATCCAAATCAGGGCTTTGGTGGCGGAGCTGGCGACTTTGGTGGCGGATTCGGTGATATTTTTGATATGTTCTTTGGTGGCGGTAGTGGTCGTAGAAACCCGAATGCACCTAGACAAGGAGCAGATCTTCAATACACGATGACACTTGAATTTAAAGAAGCAGTATTCGGAAAAGAAACAGAAATTGAAATACCGAAAGAAGAAGAATGTTCAACATGTGATGGCTCGGGAGCAAAGCCAGGAACTAGTCCAGAAACATGTTCACATTGTAATGGAGCTGGTCAATTAAATATTGAACAAAATACTCCATTCGGCCGTATAGTTAATCGTCGAGTTTGTAATCATTGTGAAGGTACAGGGAAGATGATTAAAGATAAGTGTACGACGTGTGGCGGTAAAGGGAAAGTTCGTAAACGAAAGAAAATTAAGGTCAAGGTACCTGCGGGTGTTGACAATGGACAACAAATTCGTATTTCTGGGCAAGGTGAAGATGGCGTAAATGGTGGACCTCCTGGTGATCTTTATGTTGTATTCAGTGTGAAGGATCATGAATTATTCGAGCGTGATGGCGATGACGTATTCCTAGAAATGCCATTAACAATCACGCAAGTTGCACTAGGTGATGAAATCGAAGTACCTACTTTGCATGGTAAAGTAAAAATAAAAATCCCGGCAGGAACGCAAACAGGTAAAGTATTCCGCTTAAGAGGAAAAGGTATACCTAATGTTCATGGTAGAGGTCACGGGGACCAGCATGTGATTGTAAAGGTTAATACACCTACTAACTTAACGGAAAAGCAAAAGGACCTATTACGTGAATTTGCTCAAATTACTGGTTCGCAGCCTGCTGATGAACAAACTGAAAACTTTTTTACAAAGGTGAAACGAGCGTTTAAGGGAGAATAA
- the dnaK gene encoding molecular chaperone DnaK, whose protein sequence is MSKIIGIDLGTTNSCVAVMEGGEATVIPNPEGNRTTPSVVAFKDGERLVGEVAKRQAITNPNTVMSIKRYIGTDHKETIEGKDYTPQEISAIILQKLKSDAEAYLGETVTKAVITVPAYFNDSQRQATKDAGRIAGLEVDRIVNEPTAAALAYGLEKEEDQTILVYDLGGGTFDVSILELGDGFFEVKATSGDNKLGGDDFDEVIMNHLVTEFKKENGIDLSQDKMAMQRLKDAAEKAKKDLSGVTQTQISLPFITADATGPKHLELTLTRAKFEEMSSDLVERTMGPTRQALKDSGLTANEIDRVVLVGGSTRIPAVQEAIKKLTGKDPHKGVNPDEVVALGAAVQAGVLTGDVKDVVLLDVTPLSLGIETMGGVFTKLIDRNTTIPTSKSQTFSTAADNQPSVDIHVLQGEREMAAYNKTLGRFQLTDLPPAPRGVPQIEVSFDIDANGIVNVKAKDLGTNKEQSITITSSSGLSDDEIEKMVKDAEANAEEDKKRREEVELRNEADQLVFTTEKTLKDLAENVEQAEIDKANEAKEKVKTALEGTDIEAIRTAKDELQTIVQELSTKLYEQAAQAAQQAQGAEGGAEQQADDNVVDAEYEEVKEEEKK, encoded by the coding sequence ATGAGTAAAATTATTGGTATTGACTTAGGAACAACAAACTCTTGTGTTGCTGTAATGGAAGGTGGAGAAGCAACTGTAATCCCTAACCCAGAAGGAAATCGTACAACTCCTTCAGTTGTAGCATTCAAAGATGGTGAGCGTTTAGTAGGGGAAGTAGCGAAACGTCAAGCAATCACAAACCCCAATACAGTAATGTCGATTAAACGTTACATCGGTACAGACCACAAAGAAACGATAGAAGGTAAAGATTATACTCCTCAAGAAATCTCTGCAATTATCTTACAAAAATTAAAGTCTGATGCAGAAGCATACTTAGGTGAAACAGTAACGAAGGCAGTTATTACTGTTCCTGCTTATTTTAATGACTCACAACGTCAAGCGACAAAAGACGCTGGACGTATTGCAGGTCTTGAAGTAGACCGTATTGTGAATGAGCCAACAGCAGCAGCTTTAGCATATGGTTTAGAAAAAGAAGAAGACCAAACAATTTTAGTTTATGATTTAGGTGGTGGTACGTTTGACGTATCAATCCTAGAGCTTGGAGACGGTTTCTTCGAGGTTAAAGCAACTTCAGGTGATAACAAACTTGGTGGGGATGACTTTGACGAAGTAATTATGAACCATTTAGTTACTGAATTTAAGAAAGAAAACGGAATTGATCTTTCTCAAGATAAAATGGCAATGCAACGTTTAAAAGATGCAGCCGAAAAAGCGAAAAAAGATTTATCAGGTGTAACGCAAACACAAATCTCTTTACCATTCATTACTGCTGATGCAACTGGACCGAAGCATTTAGAGCTTACGTTAACTCGTGCAAAGTTTGAAGAGATGTCTAGTGATTTAGTAGAACGTACGATGGGTCCAACACGCCAAGCATTAAAGGATTCTGGTTTAACAGCAAATGAAATTGATAGAGTAGTCCTAGTTGGTGGTTCAACTCGTATTCCAGCAGTTCAAGAAGCAATTAAGAAATTAACTGGAAAAGACCCTCATAAAGGTGTAAACCCAGATGAAGTTGTTGCGCTAGGTGCAGCAGTTCAAGCAGGTGTATTAACAGGGGACGTTAAAGATGTAGTTCTTTTAGATGTTACGCCATTATCACTAGGGATTGAAACAATGGGTGGAGTGTTCACGAAGTTAATTGACCGTAACACTACTATTCCAACAAGTAAGTCTCAAACATTCTCAACGGCGGCTGATAACCAACCATCTGTTGATATTCATGTTCTTCAAGGTGAGCGTGAAATGGCTGCTTACAACAAAACATTAGGTCGTTTCCAATTAACAGATTTACCGCCAGCTCCAAGAGGTGTGCCGCAAATCGAAGTTTCTTTCGATATTGATGCAAATGGTATCGTAAATGTTAAAGCGAAAGATCTTGGTACAAACAAAGAGCAGTCAATTACAATCACTTCTTCATCTGGTCTTTCTGATGATGAGATTGAAAAAATGGTAAAAGACGCTGAAGCAAATGCTGAGGAAGATAAGAAGCGTCGTGAAGAAGTTGAACTTCGTAACGAAGCTGACCAATTAGTGTTTACTACAGAAAAAACATTAAAAGACTTAGCTGAAAACGTAGAACAAGCAGAGATTGATAAAGCAAATGAAGCAAAAGAAAAAGTAAAAACTGCTTTAGAAGGAACGGATATTGAAGCAATTCGTACCGCTAAAGACGAACTTCAAACAATCGTTCAAGAGCTTTCTACTAAATTATACGAGCAAGCAGCTCAAGCCGCACAACAAGCACAAGGTGCTGAAGGTGGAGCAGAGCAACAAGCAGATGATAATGTAGTTGATGCAGAGTACGAAGAAGTAAAAGAAGAAGAGAAAAAGTAA
- the grpE gene encoding nucleotide exchange factor GrpE, translating into MEETKNQSAEEVIEEVEQADESTEEVVEETEESELSEEQAKIKELENQVADFSNRLLRATADYDNFRRRTKEEREAASKYRAQSLVEQLLPALDNFERALMVQPEHDETKSLLQGMEMVYRQLQDAMKNEGVEAIQAVGEQFDPHLHQAVMQVEDSNFEANSVVEELQKGYKLKDRVLRPAMVKVNS; encoded by the coding sequence TTGGAAGAAACTAAAAATCAATCAGCAGAAGAAGTAATTGAGGAAGTAGAGCAAGCAGATGAGTCAACTGAAGAAGTTGTTGAGGAAACTGAAGAATCTGAGCTTTCAGAGGAACAAGCAAAAATCAAAGAATTAGAAAATCAAGTGGCTGATTTTTCAAATCGTTTATTACGAGCTACAGCAGATTATGATAACTTTCGCCGTCGAACAAAGGAAGAAAGAGAAGCGGCTAGCAAATATAGAGCTCAGAGCTTAGTAGAGCAATTGTTACCAGCTCTAGATAATTTTGAAAGAGCATTAATGGTGCAACCTGAGCATGATGAAACAAAATCATTACTTCAAGGAATGGAAATGGTTTATCGTCAGCTTCAGGATGCAATGAAGAATGAAGGTGTTGAAGCAATCCAAGCAGTTGGTGAGCAGTTTGACCCTCATTTACACCAAGCTGTGATGCAAGTTGAAGATAGTAATTTTGAAGCCAATTCTGTTGTTGAAGAATTACAAAAAGGTTATAAGTTAAAGGACCGTGTTCTACGTCCAGCAATGGTTAAGGTAAATTCATAG